actccccaaccctAAATCAGAATCAAATCCCCTTCACAgtctcccccccaaccccaccacccttgACCTCCCGCTCCGTCTCCGACAAGGTATTCGTCCCactccccagcctcccctcccccccaacccgcccctGATGATGATCCATCGTATAAAGCGGCCTCAGcttcgcctccctcctccacaaaacCCACCTCTTGAACCACCAAGGCAGCACATGCCGCACCTGATACCCCGCAAACTTCCTCGTCGGCACCGCAAACACATAATCCAGCTCCTCTAGCGTCTTCTGCTTCGTCTCGGGCACCCAGAAGAAAatcatcaccagcgccagGGCATTAAACCCGGCATACAACCCAAACGCACCCACCGTCCCCAGCGACTCGAGCAAGAACGGAAACGTCATGCCCAGCACCGCCGCCCAGAAGAGACACGTCGCGACCGAGAACCCCATGCCTACTTCTCTGTGCGAGAGGGGGAACACCTCGGCGCTGTAGGTGAACGGCACCGGGCCCTCGCCGGGTGAGTAAAACGCGGCAAAGAGGTAGACAAACAGCGCCACGAGGGCGGTCCGGGCGGTTCCCTGCTCCAGCAGCGTGCAGAGGCCGGCCGCCAGCAGGGTCCATGTCATCTGCGGGAAGGTGAACAACAGGAGTGATCTCCGGCCAAAGGTGTCAATCGTCCAAAAAGCGGGGAAGGCAAACAGCCAGTTGACCAGCCCGAACCCAAACGACGCGAGCAGAGCTTGGTAATCGTCCTGCCCGGCGtccttgaagatggtggtcgAGTAAAAGGcaatgatgttgatgccgcACATTTGCTGGGCGATCATGACGGTGAAGGCGGCCAGGGTGGCCCGGCGCACGCGGGGAATGGTGAAGAGCTCAGCCATGCGCTGAAAGTACCACGAGTTGCGAAGGAGTTGCTCCTCGAGTTCGAGCTGGGAGTGGATGTAGAAGATGTCGCGGGCTACCTGGATCGGGTGGTTTCGCAGTCTGATCATGGCATCCCAGGCTTTGCCGTAGCGGTTCTTCTTCATGTACCAACGAGGTGACTCGGGGCAAAAGTAGATAAGCACGAGGAGAGGGACCGCGGGGATAAAGGGGGCGCCGAGCATCAGACGCCAGTTAATGTCTCCTGCGCTCCACACAGCCAAGTTGAATGCGGTACCCAACATGATGCCGAATGCCGTCCACATTTCTGTCGTCTCGTATTAGTAAAAGCTCCGTTCCATCGCACATCATGTTGATGAGCACTTACGCCAGGACATGACCAGAGCACCACGGATCGAGGCCGGCGAGTTCTCAGCTGCGTAGATAGGCACAGTCGAAGCCTTGACGCCCATACCGACACCCATGAAGAGACGGCAAATCAGCTGCTCCCACCACGTGTGGCAGAAAGCAGAACCGATCACAGGCCAAAGACAGAAATGCGcgctgaagaagatgacaCCACGACGGCCCCACAGGTTGCTGGGCAGAAAAATGTCAGTTATGCCATTGCTACTCCTGCCATGGAAACCGGGACTTACTTGATCGGATCAGACAACCAGCACCCACACAGTGCACTCCCAAGATACGGACCGGCATTGACCAGCCCGAGAAGAAGCTTGTCCCGGGTTGATGTGCCGCCAATCCCGTAGATATCCGGGAAGAAGATGTTCGCTCCATTCGTGCCGGTCTGATCCCACCCCTGAACAGCGGCACCAATCGAGCAAGTCGCAATAGTCAGGAAGAGCTTGGCAGGGAGGCGCCACTTGTGCTCGACCTCGTCCCGCAAGGCCTTTTTCTCTGCCTCGTCGAGGGCCTCGGTTCCTTCGATTCTGTCGTAGTCGTCCGGGTTCTGGGCGACGAGAGCACCTTTGCGGAAAAGCTGGACATGTTGAGCCAGTCCTTTCTCTTCGCAAAAGGCCTCTACCCGCAGCATTAGCTGGTCTCGTGGAATGCCCTCGAGGGGGTTTTTGATCCTGCGTTGAAGATATGTGTAAGTGGGTGGGCTATCCATTAGTGCTTCCATCCAATGGGAAGTATCTCACCTagcttccaggttggcaTTGAGGTCGACAGGGTCGTCTGCGGACCGGCCTATCTCGAGATGATGTTCGGTGGCACCCCTGGGCTCGCTGCTACTTGCGGGGTGTCAGTTCAAAGTCTACACTTCCATTGACTGGGTGTTTTTTCCCGCACAGTTTCTCATTCCCAGTAGTGCCGGTGTCCGAAATAGTTGGACTGTCCGGcatggttgcggtggtgggggatggttGTCAACAGTAGATGGTAGATAGATAGTCTGAGTGCTCTTGAGCTAAATGAGAATGGAAACACAACTGGACAGAGCGCCACCGGACGAGGCAGTCTTAATATTCCCCGGTATCACACGCACGCAGGTGGCTGACCTGAGTTGCACCGATGTCGTACCCCGTGCTCCCTTGatccccctcacccatcaCCCTTTTCCCCGCAGAGAGGCAACAGGACATGAAAACTCTGGATAAACCTGGTAGGTGACTGGCCTGGCGGGTGCAACAACAGACTTGCAACTGTGAAGGAAGTGATCGACTCCATGCCAAGGCGGAACTGTTGGTAGGGTCTAACACAAGCTTAACTGGGAACCTTTTGTGTCGGCCCTGTCCATCATTCCCTCAGGGTCCCACTCTCCTGCTGCAAGCAGGCTTATACGCAGCAGGACACCGAATGGATGAATAAATCTCGGTCAGACGTGCAGAAGGAAAGCAGGGTTTGCTGCCTTTGGTCCTCATCACACAGTGAAGATCCCAGAACGCTACCCTGAATGCGGTTGTACCCTCGCGGATGATGTTGGGAGCTTTTGCATGTGGCATGCCGTGTTTCCGTTGCAAGAGGACATGAATCATGAACATGCCGTGTTGTGATGCTCTGGCCTACCCGACAGAATGGACAGAGGGTTCCGCTGATCAACATCCCGGATTTTGCTGTGGATGAAATGCAAAACAATGCCTCCCAAAAAAGAAATGTGCCAGGCCATCTCGAGATTTGGGCAGTCggacaaaagaaaagccatCGACGCCATCTGAGATCCCTCCAACGGCACACAACGTGAGACCCTGGCTGAGGCGTCAGGTTTGGTGGTCACTGCCGAGAGGGCCCGCTCTTGGCTGACGCAATTTGTACTGGACACACTCCTCCTTGTCTCCTCCTGTCAAGCCTTTGGCGTTTCTTGGAATTAGTGTCAAGAAGGGCTATCGGTCCGATGACTTACAAAAGATTTCCTTTTGGAGGCAGGCCAAGagcgagaaaaagagaagctCAAAGGCCAAGTTGGTCAAGAGATGGTGGCGTCTGGGAGTGAAATGCTTGAGGCTGATAACATCTCGACTTCATCCGTAGGTAGACATGACAGAGGGGGGAGATACTCGCAGGATGGTATGTCTCGTATGTCGTGTGTAGGTCAATCAATTCAATGGGACAGCACACGGCATGCTATCGTGCATGCTGTAGGAAGATGACTGCTGGACGGGAAGTGCCCCGGTTGTAACGGCGAGAAGCGAAcgaatggatggatgggtcgATGGCTGCCCCGCGGGGATAACGACAGGCGGGGTACCCCATATGGGGGCGGGTAACTTTGGCACTTTTGGATCCAAGTGCCATGCgaagctccttctccatgaATTGTTGATCACAGGGAGCCACTTCACGGTTCGGTGTGATGATTGGGATATGTGTTTATCCTCCTTTCAGAGACCCAATCCACCTTCTCGTTTCGGTCATTTATTGCAGAAGTTGTGTTTCATTGCACCTGCTGTCCCATCCAAAGCTCGAGATTGTTTCTGCGAAGGGTCTCACCGCTTGTCGGTTTCGTTATCACATTGTCCAACAAACCCTCCGAAGCAAAGCAACCACACTCTGCGACCTGCCGTGACTCCATCTTCGATCGAATAATCCCCCGGGTATGCTGACGGCCATGACTGGTCAGATATCAGAGACAACCCGACCCCATACGCCCCGCCTCTTTATACACCGAACAATACTGCGATCAACAgccaaactccaccaccgatCGCCACCAATGGTCGGCCATCCGGGGGCAGCTTGCCGATTCCGTGCCCCGGACAGACAGCCCTCTCCGGCAGTGGGCTCGGCTGAGTTCGGACTGGAGCACTCGTCTCGGACTTTGTCGTATATGCTTGGCATTATACGACATGAAGCCATCACGGCGTCTGCTGGCCCTTTTCAACTCAAAAGTTCCCCGACTGTGGTTTCATGCCCCTGCACTGAGTGCCTACTCACCCAAGGAAGCCTGTGATATCATTTTGCCGGCCATGACAAGATCCCCTCCTAGTAGCCTCGACTTGCAAAACTTGAAAAAGACCATGCCTGGAATGGTGATCTCAAGATGCCCACCACACTTTATATACGCACAGTATCACCGAACCAATTGACTACCTTTTCTAAACTCGAGATCCCCAAACTAGAAAATCATCCATGGAAAACAGTCCCAATCAATACCTCACCCCTCTaggcccctcctcctcctcaaaccttCTAAACATCTTGcccaccatccacccctccacccacttGATATACCCCTGCCTcgccagcacctccaaactcagcCTCGCGTACTTTTCCGCCTTGTCCATGTCGTTCAACACAAAGTAAATCCTGCTCATATTCTCCAGCTGCTCACTCTCAAGCGGGAAGAGCTCCTCCTTTGGCAGAAGAGGCAAGATCTGTCTCGTCAGGCGCAGAGCTTGGTACGGCTTGTTGGCTTGGAAGGCGCGGATGGCGAGGTCTTGGAGCTTTGCGATTTCTTTCCGGCGGGCGTCggaggcggcgatggtggaagggggggaggtgcagAGGGGGCAGGAGCAGGTGAAGCCCCAttttttgaggaggtgggcgcGTTCCGAGGAGGTTTTGCCTAGGGTTAGGTCtaaggagggaaggggttaGTGAATTGGGTTCAcagaagggggaaggggggatgggaaaaggACGGACAGGAGATGGTGATTTCCTCGCCCGGGGAGATGGGTTTGGAGGCTGCGATGGAGACTTGGAGGGATTCTTGGATGAAGCGGGTGTAGGCGCTGGAGGGATGTGCTGTTAGCATTTTGCTTCTGCAAGGGGGTTGGAAGAGTCTTACTTTGGCATGCAAGCGTGGTTTATTCTCTGGCGTTGGGTCAGCCTTTATCCATCTCACTTCTTTCCCCTATTCAACAGCCCCGTGGGGGAGACAAGACTCACCGAAACAGTAGGATAAACCGCCATGtaatccccctccccgaccctcGTGCTAAACGCATTCGTCCTCAGCACGTTCTCCACCACATCCTGAGCGTGCTCGCTGCTCTTCCCCAGTTCCATCACACCGTtacccccatcacccatctGTTCGACTGCTTTATGCAGCAGTCTGTACCCCCTCAACGCATTCACCTCCACCGTGAAACCAACATCCACCACGAGCGTGGCATAGTCAAGTATAATCTCCTCCCATTGTTTGATTTCCTTCGTGGCTATGACGCCCTTGCCTTTTCCGGGGATGGTAACGACTTTGTATTTCTCGCCTTCAGCGCCGTCCGAGGGTTTGGGTAAGGGGAGGTCAAGAAACCAGGAGGCAACGTCTGCGGCGCGGGAGGGCGTGGTGACAATGGAGAAGCCgcggtggccgtggtgggaGTTGGTGTAGGTGCAGTATTGACCGGTCAGGCCATTGGTGAGCTCGCAGACTGGGGCGTGGGTCCAGGGGGTGATgtgggagctggagttggAAAAGAGGGTTTCTGTCAGTGAACcagggatgggatgggggcaGCTGGCAGAGAGGAGTTGGTGTGGCGTGAGAGctgggggtggagaggaggggcatTGATAtttggggttgtggatgGTGGATAACGccagtgttgttgttgatgaagcgAGGAGGGACCATGTGGTGAGAAACCTGAGGGGTAATAAGGGGGCCCCTTTTCTTCGGCTGCGTGTTGGGAACATCATCGCTGTAAAGCTCAAGTACACTGAACAGAAGTGGAAAATCAATGGATTCGATTTAGATCTCAGATTCAATCCCCCCTGGATTTCAAAAATCAACAAGAACAATCTGTCCACAGTTACAGATTCTCGGCTTCAAATGCATGGCGCCCAGCCTCACAAAGTCGAGGATAAATTGCTTCCTgcccttccccatcctcacaaAATGCCGATCCTGTTCGTCTTTCTCTTGCCGTGCAGAGCAATGTTTGGTAGCAAGATATGAGGCAAAAGTAAAAGACAGGCAGCCAAGTCCTTGGCCACGTGCTTGGCCGGATCGTACCGGCTGAGCCATGTGCTGTCCCGGCCGTGTTTGTCTCACAGTGGATGATGTGTGGACGGATAAATTCGACATCCCTCGGCACGTACCGAGTTTGGGAATGGCGCATGGGCGcttcatccccaaccttcATGACTTACTCTCTCCAGGGTAGGTAGTTCCTTCTTTGGAATAATGGTCATGATGGGGGGCACCAGAAACTGGTCGTGCTTGCCCATCACAACAAGCCCGGAAGGAAGTGTAGTGTAACCACGTCACTTGCCTCCACAACTGAGGGAGTACTTTAACCCAACATTAAACTGTCTTCCCGGACCAACTCTcattcttcatcatctttctTCAAGGTTATTCTTTTCTTCATAGAGCATCAACAAGCATCATGAATCTCCAACCAACGGCCCCTCGGACTCCCAAGTCCGCTGCCATTAACGGCATtatcaaggagaagcagaaTCGACCCGACCTCGAAACACTCAAACGTCTCTACGAAAAGCTCCATGCAGACCCCGAGCTCCCCGGTCGCGAAGAGCGTACTGCACATGTCGTAAAAACTCACCTCGAAGCTCTCGGGTTCAGAGTTCGTGCTCGCATCGGCGGCCACGGCGTTGTGGGAGTGTTAGACAACCAACGCGGGCCACGCGGCCGTACCGTTCTCCtcaaggccgagctcgatGCTCTGCCCATACAAGAGAAAACAAACCTATCATACGCAAGCACCAAAAGAATCAAAGACCCCGtcgacaaaaaaaagaagcccGTCATGCACGCCTCCGGCCATGACATGCACATCACCATGGTCCTAGCCGCAGCAGCACTCCTCCAAAAGGCCAAAAAGAAGTGGCGTGGCTGCCTCATAGTTCTCTTCCAACCAGACTCACAAGGACGCGGTGCTAAGTCCATGATGGAATCCGGACTGTACGACAAGTTCCAAtttcccaacccaaacaTTGTATTATGtcaacacatcaacaacaaaagcgCAGGCAAGCTTCAGCTTCTAAGGGGCAACGACCTAGGAGAAAGGTTATCATTTCTCATCACGATCCCCGGAAAGGGAGGGCATTCGACCACCCCGGAAGGCTGTATTAACCCCATTCTGATCGCCTCGTCGCTGGTGCTGGAACTTCAAACAATGATTCAAACGCtctacaaccccaacaaccccgcgCTTGTTACCTGCGTGAGAATAAACGCCGGCCACGCTACCAACGAAATCCCCGACAAAGCCGAGCTGACGGTCGAAGTCAGAGCCTTCTCTGGCGATATGATGAAGCTGCTCGTTGAGGCGATCGACCTCGTGGTGGGGAAGGAATTCAAGAACGCGGGAGtattgaagaagaagaagacaatCCAGAGGCTTGACCAGTTTGTTTCACCGCTTATCAACGACCCAGATGCGCTACACAAAATTGGGGTGCAGTTTGAAGATTATTTTGGGCGGGAGCAGATTCAACCCATGAACCTGGAGATGGCCATGGGCAAGCTGAGTGATGATTTGGCTGTTCTTGCTCGAGAGGGCATTCCCCATGCGTATTGGACGCTTAGGAGCACGAGTCCGGGTGTTTGGGACACGTATGAGAGGGACGGGCGTTTGCATGAGTTGCCGGATACCCACACGGCCGAGTTTGCACCGGCCGAGGAGCCCACGTTGAGCGTGGGGATGGAGgcgttggcggtggcggcgttGACGTATCTGAAGACGGAGGGTGAGTTTTGAGCAAGGAGCGAGTTGATTAGGTCAGTCTGACGCAGCGTAAATATTAACATGCATTGTACTTTTGTTTGAACCATGGCTCTTAAGAGATTGAATAGGCGTCGAATGCATAATTAACAGGCCTCGAGGCATAAACAATAAGATGATAAGGATTTGTCCCATCCATGCCTCGTAAACTTTTATTCTTTTCTCAGAGAGCTCTACTTCTGACTCTCTGAAGTGTTTGCTTGTGTCAAGCATAGTGGAGATGGAAATCCTCTTGTGTAAGAAATTCCAACAGGTGGGTAGCTAGTACATTTCACCGTTACCGAAAACATGATTTTAAACTCTCATTTTtatggtgtgtgtgtgtgtgtgtctaTCGTGCCTTaattcatcatcaactgcaTCTGCGTCCGTGTGTGAGCCCGATATCTTCTATTCGGGTATCAAGAGCcttggaagaagaaaaaaaaaaaaaaaaaaaaagtagtagcagtagtagtagtagcagcagcagtagtagtagtatagtagtagtagtagtagtagtagtagtagtagtagtagtagtagtagtagtagtagtagtagtagtagtagtagtagtagtagtagtggtagtagtagtagtagtagtagtagttgttgttgttgttgtcgttgttgttgttgttgttgttgggtttcTTTGCCCCTCCCCTaaccccaccccaaacccaccaagTTCCATCTAAGATTTGAATTCCCAATGTTTAAGAAAAtgtaaagaagaaaagaaaaaaaggggtcCGTCATGAAACCCCCTTTCTAGCTCAATCCCACGAGCAAGGAAACATTGGCCATCTTTCAGCTTGGTTTTTCTCTCACCCACGTCGACTCCGCCCTATTCGACAAGTTGCAAATATTCTGACAAGTACATAGCCAAATGCACTATCGACACCCACGCCATTACCCCCCTCGAAAGCCAAGGTTAAAGTAGCCATATCGTTCCCATGGGGCCAAAATCAAGCGCATTACTCCGCGTCTGGCTTCTGCGAGACAACTTCCCTCGCATAAAACTCAACCAGCATGGTGGCATAGGCCTCCAAGTCTTCCACAGGAACAGCCAGGCGAAAGTCGTTGAGCAGCAGGAACTGAAGTTCGAGGTGGTTCAGTTCAGCCAGGGGGAGACCGCCAACCTAAAAACAACGTTAGCTCTGGTTCTCATGATGATCATAGaccaaaagcaaaaacatACCTTGGCATATCGCGAGTTGGTGTAAAACACATCAGAAAAAAACTTGCTGGCGCACGTCACCCCCGCAATAATAAGCCGATGGATGTTGTAACTGTCCACCACAAAATATGTCGCCTGCCCAGCTGCCGAATGCGTGTTAAAACTGTTGCTTTCGATCGTGATCCCCTTCccagcc
The sequence above is a segment of the Podospora pseudoanserina strain CBS 124.78 chromosome 5, whole genome shotgun sequence genome. Coding sequences within it:
- a CDS encoding hypothetical protein (COG:P; EggNog:ENOG503NW40) translates to MPDSPTISDTGTTGNEKLSSEPRGATEHHLEIGRSADDPVDLNANLEARIKNPLEGIPRDQLMLRVEAFCEEKGLAQHVQLFRKGALVAQNPDDYDRIEGTEALDEAEKKALRDEVEHKWRLPAKLFLTIATCSIGAAVQGWDQTGTNGANIFFPDIYGIGGTSTRDKLLLGLVNAGPYLGSALCGCWLSDPINNLWGRRGVIFFSAHFCLWPVIGSAFCHTWWEQLICRLFMGVGMGVKASTVPIYAAENSPASIRGALVMSWQMWTAFGIMLGTAFNLAVWSAGDINWRLMLGAPFIPAVPLLVLIYFCPESPRWYMKKNRYGKAWDAMIRLRNHPIQVARDIFYIHSQLELEEQLLRNSWYFQRMAELFTIPRVRRATLAAFTVMIAQQMCGINIIAFYSTTIFKDAGQDDYQALLASFGFGLVNWLFAFPAFWTIDTFGRRSLLLFTFPQMTWTLLAAGLCTLLEQGTARTALVALFVYLFAAFYSPGEGPVPFTYSAEVFPLSHREVGMGFSVATCLFWAAVLGMTFPFLLESLGTVGAFGLYAGFNALALVMIFFWVPETKQKTLEELDYVFAVPTRKFAGYQVRHVLPWWFKRWVLWRREAKLRPLYTMDHHQGRVGGEGRLGSGTNTLSETEREVKGGGVGGETVKGI
- a CDS encoding hypothetical protein (EggNog:ENOG503PD4K; COG:S), which gives rise to MMFPTRSRRKGAPLLPLRFLTTWSLLASSTTTLALSTIHNPKYQCPSSPPPALTPHQLLSASCPHPIPGSLTETLFSNSSSHITPWTHAPVCELTNGLTGQYCTYTNSHHGHRGFSIVTTPSRAADVASWFLDLPLPKPSDGAEGEKYKVVTIPGKGKGVIATKEIKQWEEIILDYATLVVDVGFTVEVNALRGYRLLHKAVEQMGDGGNGVMELGKSSEHAQDVVENVLRTNAFSTRVGEGDYMAVYPTVSVSLVSPTGLLNRGKKSKMLTAHPSSAYTRFIQESLQVSIAASKPISPGEEITISYLTLGKTSSERAHLLKKWGFTCSCPLCTSPPSTIAASDARRKEIAKLQDLAIRAFQANKPYQALRLTRQILPLLPKEELFPLESEQLENMSRIYFVLNDMDKAEKYARLSLEVLARQGYIKWVEGWMVGKMFRRFEEEEGPRGVRY
- a CDS encoding hypothetical protein (COG:E; EggNog:ENOG503NU1N; MEROPS:MER0002014); protein product: MNLQPTAPRTPKSAAINGIIKEKQNRPDLETLKRLYEKLHADPELPGREERTAHVVKTHLEALGFRVRARIGGHGVVGVLDNQRGPRGRTVLLKAELDALPIQEKTNLSYASTKRIKDPVDKKKKPVMHASGHDMHITMVLAAAALLQKAKKKWRGCLIVLFQPDSQGRGAKSMMESGLYDKFQFPNPNIVLCQHINNKSAGKLQLLRGNDLGERLSFLITIPGKGGHSTTPEGCINPILIASSLVLELQTMIQTLYNPNNPALVTCVRINAGHATNEIPDKAELTVEVRAFSGDMMKLLVEAIDLVVGKEFKNAGVLKKKKTIQRLDQFVSPLINDPDALHKIGVQFEDYFGREQIQPMNLEMAMGKLSDDLAVLAREGIPHAYWTLRSTSPGVWDTYERDGRLHELPDTHTAEFAPAEEPTLSVGMEALAVAALTYLKTEGEF